The Syntrophotalea acetylenivorans genome contains the following window.
ACCGAGAGCATTAAGGGCCGGCGCCGTAGGCAGCAACTTGGTGCTGAGTTCCAGGTCCGCCACGGCCCTCTCCCTCTGACCCAGTTCCTGCAACGCCAGGCCTCGTTGCAGATAATAGTGAAAATAGGCATTGTTGCGCTGCACAGCCCGATCATAATTGACCACCGCATCCTGATAACGTTTTTGCTTGAAACGAACGTCACCACGCAGGGCATGGAACAGGGCTTCTCGTGGCTCAGCGGCCAAAGCCTGTTCGGCTAATTGAAGAGCTTTTCCAGTCTGACCTTCTTCCAGGGCTTTGCGTCCCTCATCGTAGGCGGCATAGGCATCCCTGGCCTTAACCAGAGGAGCGATCTTTTGCTGATAAAGGTCGCGCCCCACCTCCCCACCTGCAGCCAATAGTGCAGCCGTTCGACGATTGGCCTCCACTCGCTCCTGGGACGGCGGATGACTGGAAAAAAGCCCGGAAAGCCAGTCGCTGCGACGCCCTTCAGAGAGACGCACGAAGGTTTGTTGCAGATCGATGGCCGCCCTTGGGTCGTAGCCAGCCCGGGCCATATACTGCATCCCGTAGTAGTCCGATTCCCGTTCCGCATCCCGGCCGTATTTCTGGGTAATCAACCCGGCACCTACAGTGGCTCCACCGACCGCCATCTGGGCAAATTCACTATTTTGGGAAGCAATACCGACTGCCAGCACAGCCCCTTGCATCAATATCCCCCGTTCCATACCCTTGGCACTGTGACGCGCCGCGGCATGGACAATTTCATGGCCGAGAACCGCAGCCAACTCGGCCTCGTTGTTCAATTCGGTCAACAGACCACGATTAATCGCAATCTTACCGCCTGGCAGAGCCCAGGCGTTGGGAGTAGAATCGTTGATAACATTAAATTCGTAAGGCAGCTTGCGATCGCTAACTGCCGCTAAACGCTGCCCGACGCTGCTGACATAAGAACTGATCGATGGTTCGGTCGTATAGTCACCACCCTGCATTTGACGACTAGGCAAATACTGTTCCCGGCCGATATTCAGTTCGGTACTTTCAGGCACCAGGGCAAACTCTGATTTTCCGGTAACCGGATTGACCGCACAGCCGGAAAGGACAGAAAACGCCAGCAACAAGAAAATAAACAGACTCTTCGACATAGTTCACCCTCGTTGGCAAAGGACTAACGCACCAGCTGATGTAAGATTTTGTTCATCATATAACCATAACACCTAACTCTATTTAAATTCAAACACCTTGACACATCCTGTAAGCTGGCAAAATTTTTCACAGTGAGGTCCAAATCTCAAAGTTAGTGGCGCCCTTACCTATGAAAGAAAAAGCCCGTCCAATTCCTGGACGGGCTTTTGTTATTCGATAGACACGGAAGACACATGCCCGGTTGGACCTACCTCATCGACCTCAAGTCTGGCGTGCTTTTTTAGAGGCACGCTTGGCTGCGGAGGGGTGCTTCTTAACCGGCTTATTTCCCTTGTATCCACCTCCGGATTTTCCTGCAGGGCGACGTTTGGGCGGCTTTCCCTGGCGCTCTACACCGGCATCGACACTCAGTTGCAGATGCTGTCCGCAGACCCACACCTTTTGCAGAAGGTGGAACGTGGCAGACGGCATATTTGCTGGCAAATCGACCAGACTGAAATCGTGGAAGATTTTTATCTGGCCGATATCGCGGTTGCTGATATTCGCCTCGTTGGCAATCGCCCCGACGATATGACCGGGCACAACACCGTGCACTTTTCCGACCTCGATGCGATAGCGTCGCAGCCCCTCATCGGCAGAACCGCGCTTGCCTGCAGAAACCCGGGGAGCGGATTGAGAAGGAGGCTCCACATAGGTCTCCTCTTCGGGCATCAGCGGACGATCCTGCTGCAGCAGATAAGCCATAGCGGCAGCAATTCGGCGCGGTTCAACCTCATATTCCTGCTGGCATCCATCGATTAATTCTTCAAAGAAGGTCAGATCCTCACTCTTCATGACAGCAAGAATCTGTTCCTTGAACAGGCCGACGCGACGTTCGGTTATATCTTTACGGGTCGGCAACTTCATCGGGGCAATCTTCTGCCGGGTCGCCTGCTCAATAGCGGCCAACATGCGACGCTCTCGCGGAGCCACAAACAGAATTGCAGAGCCTTCACGTCCTGCCCGGCCGGTGCGCCCGATACGATGAATATAAGACTCGGTATCGTAGGGGATATCGTAGTTTACCACGTGACTGATGCGCTGAACATCCAGGCCTCGAGCCGCCACATCGGTGGCCACCACGATATCAAGCCCCCCGCTCTTCAATCGATCAACGGTTTTTTCCCGTAAAGCCTGGGTCATGTCGCCATTAAGCGCTGCACTGGAAAACCCCCGAGCTTCCAGTTTTTCAGCAAGCTCAACCGTAGCGATCTTGGTCCGGACGAAAATGATCATCGCATCGATATCTTCGGCTTCCAAAATCCGGGTTAACGCATCGAGCTTGGCCAGACCTTTGACCTGCCAGTATCGCTGGCTGATCGTAGCCACGGTAGACGTTTTACTCTTGATACGGATCTCAACGGGGTCCTGCAAATGGCGTCGGGCAATTTTCAGTACTTCTTTAGGCATGGTGGCTGAAAATAGAGCCGTCTGACGTTCTTGGGGGGCATGTTGCAGAATCTGCTCGACATCGTCGATGAAACCCATTTTGAGCATCTCGTCCGCTTCGTCCACCACGACGCACGAGAGGCGATCCAGCTTGAGAGTCCCTCGGCGCAAGTGGTCCTGAATACGCCCAGGGGTGCCGACGACTA
Protein-coding sequences here:
- a CDS encoding M48 family metallopeptidase; this encodes MSKSLFIFLLLAFSVLSGCAVNPVTGKSEFALVPESTELNIGREQYLPSRQMQGGDYTTEPSISSYVSSVGQRLAAVSDRKLPYEFNVINDSTPNAWALPGGKIAINRGLLTELNNEAELAAVLGHEIVHAAARHSAKGMERGILMQGAVLAVGIASQNSEFAQMAVGGATVGAGLITQKYGRDAERESDYYGMQYMARAGYDPRAAIDLQQTFVRLSEGRRSDWLSGLFSSHPPSQERVEANRRTAALLAAGGEVGRDLYQQKIAPLVKARDAYAAYDEGRKALEEGQTGKALQLAEQALAAEPREALFHALRGDVRFKQKRYQDAVVNYDRAVQRNNAYFHYYLQRGLALQELGQRERAVADLELSTKLLPTAPALNALGRSSLAQGNREQAKRYFAAAAESRSSYGQEAAASLVRLDLPDNPQQYLKVRLGLDRRNYLLAEVVNSTPLAVTNVDVVVLVIDSYGRRRQIPLRVSGQIGPQQTARVATGIGPFAVSNDLHGVKAAVTGARLIE
- a CDS encoding DEAD/DEAH box helicase, whose amino-acid sequence is MTEETQTTISFSDLSLAPEIKRVIDEVGYETPSPIQARSIPPLLEGRDLLGQAQTGTGKTAAFALPLLSRLDLSARYPQVLVLTPTRELALQVAEAVQTYARHLKGFHVLPVYGGQNMGQQLRQLQRGTHVVVGTPGRIQDHLRRGTLKLDRLSCVVVDEADEMLKMGFIDDVEQILQHAPQERQTALFSATMPKEVLKIARRHLQDPVEIRIKSKTSTVATISQRYWQVKGLAKLDALTRILEAEDIDAMIIFVRTKIATVELAEKLEARGFSSAALNGDMTQALREKTVDRLKSGGLDIVVATDVAARGLDVQRISHVVNYDIPYDTESYIHRIGRTGRAGREGSAILFVAPRERRMLAAIEQATRQKIAPMKLPTRKDITERRVGLFKEQILAVMKSEDLTFFEELIDGCQQEYEVEPRRIAAAMAYLLQQDRPLMPEEETYVEPPSQSAPRVSAGKRGSADEGLRRYRIEVGKVHGVVPGHIVGAIANEANISNRDIGQIKIFHDFSLVDLPANMPSATFHLLQKVWVCGQHLQLSVDAGVERQGKPPKRRPAGKSGGGYKGNKPVKKHPSAAKRASKKARQT